The Verrucomicrobiota bacterium genome has a segment encoding these proteins:
- a CDS encoding SLC13 family permease, giving the protein MTQDIVLVFAILLLALASFVWEKVPVEVTAIAVFGLILALGLLPVQTALTVLSNPAPVTVGAMFMVSAGLEGCGAIEILTGYFKKIAKAGYIPFLFVMILSVAFISAFINNTPVVVIFMPVLLSLARQMNVPASKLLIPLSYASIFGGVCTLMGTSTNILISGIAESYDIAPFSMFELAKAGLPLLVLGTIYLLLFSRKRLPVRETLTQILSPEERREFITEAIIHHDSPIAGMSLIETRILKTPGVRILEIFRGSISIPDKLNEVVLHAGDRLVLACKPHGLAQARIVEGLDFLGEIGEGLEQIAASEGSIVEGFIGPNSSIVGKTVGEIDFRQRFRMIILALHRRGKNVREKLESLPLEFGDTLLMMGTDQAIGSLRNSNDIILLDKPHVPSRSRIKKIPIVLATIVGIVGFTTFTNFPIVASAIIGVGVLMVTKCISSKEAFGSVSWNIIFLIYGMLALGLAMQETGASKLLADNAIAGVSTFVPTEWQPYVMLAVLYLMCSVLTEILSNNATAALLAPVGIAIAATMGVDPRAFLVVTAIASSASFATPIGYQTNTFVYGVGGYRFSDFIKFGLPLNFMYFCGSIFLIPKIWPF; this is encoded by the coding sequence ATGACTCAAGATATTGTATTGGTATTCGCAATTCTGCTACTTGCTTTAGCTAGCTTTGTTTGGGAAAAAGTGCCGGTCGAAGTTACTGCAATAGCGGTATTTGGCCTTATTTTGGCGCTAGGTCTTTTACCCGTTCAAACTGCATTGACCGTTTTATCCAACCCCGCACCCGTCACCGTCGGGGCGATGTTTATGGTTAGTGCAGGATTAGAAGGATGTGGAGCCATTGAAATATTAACAGGCTACTTTAAGAAAATCGCCAAGGCTGGATATATTCCATTCCTGTTTGTGATGATATTATCGGTCGCATTCATTTCGGCCTTTATCAATAATACACCCGTGGTTGTAATTTTCATGCCCGTGCTCCTTAGCTTGGCGCGGCAAATGAATGTTCCCGCATCCAAGTTACTCATACCCCTATCCTACGCATCAATTTTTGGCGGGGTTTGCACGCTCATGGGAACGAGCACAAATATTCTGATTAGTGGTATTGCAGAGTCTTACGATATAGCTCCGTTTTCGATGTTTGAACTGGCAAAAGCTGGTCTTCCATTACTCGTACTTGGCACAATATATCTGCTTCTGTTTTCAAGAAAACGATTACCCGTCCGTGAAACTCTGACACAAATATTATCTCCCGAAGAAAGGCGCGAATTTATTACTGAAGCGATCATTCATCACGATTCACCTATTGCTGGAATGAGCTTGATCGAGACACGGATCTTGAAAACACCTGGAGTCCGAATTTTGGAAATTTTTCGTGGGAGCATTTCTATACCGGACAAACTCAACGAGGTGGTTCTTCATGCAGGCGATCGCTTGGTCCTCGCCTGCAAACCACATGGATTAGCTCAAGCGAGAATCGTGGAAGGGCTGGATTTCCTTGGAGAAATAGGAGAAGGACTTGAACAAATCGCTGCGTCTGAAGGATCCATTGTCGAAGGTTTCATTGGTCCTAACTCGTCGATAGTAGGCAAAACCGTTGGAGAAATCGATTTCCGACAACGCTTCCGAATGATCATACTTGCCTTACATCGACGCGGAAAAAACGTGAGGGAAAAACTAGAATCGCTGCCGCTCGAGTTCGGAGATACCTTACTAATGATGGGGACAGACCAAGCGATTGGTTCACTACGAAATTCGAACGACATCATTCTCCTCGACAAACCGCATGTTCCTTCGCGCAGTCGAATAAAAAAAATCCCGATTGTGTTAGCAACTATTGTGGGGATCGTGGGATTTACGACCTTTACTAATTTCCCGATCGTAGCATCTGCAATTATTGGTGTTGGTGTGCTAATGGTTACCAAATGCATCAGCTCAAAAGAAGCATTCGGTTCCGTAAGCTGGAATATAATTTTTCTGATTTACGGCATGTTGGCCTTGGGCCTGGCCATGCAGGAAACCGGAGCATCAAAACTACTAGCTGATAATGCAATTGCTGGAGTTAGCACCTTTGTCCCAACCGAGTGGCAACCCTATGTGATGCTGGCGGTACTTTATTTAATGTGTTCTGTCCTGACTGAGATATTGTCGAACAATGCGACCGCTGCACTACTCGCTCCCGTCGGAATTGCAATTGCTGCTACTATGGGTGTTGACCCCCGGGCATTCCTGGTGGTTACAGCGATTGCATCTTCGGCTAGCTTCGCAACGCCCATCGGTTACCAAACAAATACATTCGTTTATGGAGTGGGTGGGTATAGATTCAGCGATTTTATAAAATTTGGATTACCGCTTAACTTTATGTATTTCTGTGGGAGCATTTTCCTTATTCCTAAAATCTGGCCGTTCTAA
- the cyoE gene encoding heme o synthase, whose protein sequence is MSLGEPKLASIESSSTVATEAVAKKTRLADYIELTKPRLSLMSIITALLGYFAAGPEKNLPVFFALTIGTSLAAAGAAILNQWYERKPDSLMERTSQRPLPRGVILPATAFILGTILSIAGIAILFVWTHVITAWLGLATVLIYIVIYTPLKRVTPLSTEIGALPGAIPPLMGWVAAEGNVTTLGWVLFGILLTWQMPHFMAISWMYREDYQRGGFRMLVLANNGAVKISYSALIYTILLIAITMVPVALSITGPIYAIGATALSAFIGFRAWQFFKANDKDQPARNLFFSSIIHLPLLFAVLVVDRWVF, encoded by the coding sequence ATGAGCCTGGGCGAACCTAAATTGGCAAGTATCGAATCATCCTCGACAGTGGCAACAGAAGCTGTGGCTAAAAAAACCCGATTGGCGGACTATATCGAACTTACGAAGCCCCGACTTAGCTTGATGTCCATTATCACGGCACTGTTAGGCTATTTCGCTGCGGGCCCAGAAAAAAATCTTCCCGTATTTTTTGCGCTAACTATCGGAACTTCCCTGGCTGCGGCAGGTGCAGCTATTTTGAACCAATGGTATGAGCGCAAACCAGATAGTTTGATGGAACGCACATCGCAACGTCCATTGCCAAGAGGAGTAATCCTTCCCGCTACTGCTTTCATCTTGGGAACCATTTTGTCGATCGCGGGAATAGCCATATTGTTCGTCTGGACGCACGTGATAACGGCTTGGTTGGGCCTCGCAACTGTGTTAATTTACATTGTAATTTATACTCCACTCAAACGCGTGACTCCACTTTCCACTGAAATTGGTGCATTGCCTGGAGCAATCCCCCCATTGATGGGTTGGGTGGCGGCGGAAGGCAATGTGACGACCTTGGGTTGGGTTTTATTTGGTATATTGCTGACCTGGCAAATGCCGCACTTCATGGCCATTTCCTGGATGTATCGGGAAGATTATCAACGTGGCGGTTTCCGCATGCTGGTGCTTGCCAACAATGGGGCGGTAAAAATCAGTTACAGTGCCCTTATTTATACAATTCTGCTCATAGCGATTACGATGGTTCCTGTAGCACTGTCGATTACTGGCCCCATTTATGCGATCGGAGCTACGGCTCTAAGTGCGTTTATTGGTTTTCGGGCCTGGCAGTTCTTTAAAGCGAACGACAAGGATCAACCGGCTAGAAATCTCTTTTTCTCGTCGATAATTCACCTACCCCTGCTTTTTGCGGTCCTTGTTGTAGATCGTTGGGTATTCTGA
- a CDS encoding COX15/CtaA family protein, with protein sequence MSRTADYKPKLALFSLLVVFSTTFLLYAGGFTTSIGAGMVFPDWPLSNGSLNPEGWLEDKAMLAEHSHRLLGTTIGILTISLTVWIWIRDSRRWMRMLAVGSLVAVVLQGLLGGFRVLLNNIQFAMIHGCVAHLFLCLLVSIAAGQSTWWFRNLSRRDPGYEISNQIKRLGLFVCGLIFVQLIVGAIMRHSGAGLAIPTFPLTPEGGLIPESWNFRVGIHFAHRCMAVIIFLSYIFWASQMVTSKALDVRIKNLGWIGIFLLFTQVTLGAMVIWTYRSSVPTTVHVLVGAFLFAISWVITFFQFKPSLKEPVAPMTVSPESIDFAKVTPGPSQS encoded by the coding sequence GTGTCTCGCACCGCCGATTATAAGCCAAAACTCGCGCTTTTTAGCTTATTGGTAGTATTTTCAACTACCTTTTTGCTCTACGCTGGTGGCTTCACGACATCGATTGGCGCAGGCATGGTATTCCCCGACTGGCCACTCTCAAACGGATCTTTGAATCCAGAAGGCTGGTTAGAAGACAAAGCGATGTTAGCCGAACACAGCCACCGCCTTCTCGGAACAACCATTGGGATACTAACAATTAGCTTGACGGTATGGATCTGGATTCGCGATAGCCGGCGATGGATGAGGATGCTGGCTGTTGGCTCCTTAGTGGCAGTAGTCTTGCAAGGTCTTTTGGGTGGATTTCGTGTACTACTTAATAATATTCAGTTTGCGATGATTCATGGCTGTGTAGCCCATCTGTTTCTATGTTTGCTGGTTTCGATTGCAGCCGGACAATCGACATGGTGGTTCCGCAATCTATCCAGGCGCGATCCCGGTTACGAAATCTCAAACCAGATTAAACGGCTGGGGCTTTTCGTCTGCGGTCTGATTTTCGTCCAGTTGATCGTAGGAGCCATAATGCGACATTCGGGTGCTGGGTTGGCCATACCAACCTTTCCCTTGACCCCCGAAGGAGGATTAATTCCAGAGTCGTGGAATTTTCGAGTGGGAATCCATTTCGCACACCGGTGCATGGCGGTAATCATTTTCCTTAGCTATATATTTTGGGCTTCCCAAATGGTGACGAGCAAAGCGCTTGACGTCCGAATTAAAAACCTGGGCTGGATCGGTATTTTCCTGCTATTTACCCAAGTAACACTGGGAGCGATGGTTATCTGGACTTATCGGAGCTCAGTACCAACCACCGTTCATGTGCTAGTCGGAGCATTCTTATTCGCCATTTCGTGGGTGATTACTTTTTTTCAGTTTAAACCAAGCCTGAAAGAACCAGTTGCACCGATGACTGTCAGTCCGGAGTCGATTGACTTTGCAAAGGTAACTCCTGGACCATCCCAATCATGA
- a CDS encoding SCO family protein → MRLFIFLSFTLIASILHADTRWELLGTIVAISEEKQEMILEHHGLKGFSEEPGMLNVVVSAGDLAIAEIGREVRGILTKTDETFNFSSVWPADKKVERSMMLINRDLTRPRIGQNKKGLLKTGDELPRFAMYNQLGHLITPADLEGKLVLLNFIFTRSTVQSMSHAATDRLAEIQARLIKDGHSDSVRIISLSLDPEYDTPGVNYAYLNSRGVDHDTFWLLSGSDAALTYLRKEIGVVASPSQKTIINHSMVTLIADREGKIFYRKPGSRWDVDEIYNRLEILLTSP, encoded by the coding sequence ATGAGACTGTTCATTTTCCTTAGTTTTACCCTCATTGCTTCCATTTTGCACGCTGATACCCGTTGGGAATTGTTGGGTACTATAGTGGCGATATCCGAAGAAAAACAGGAAATGATTCTGGAGCATCATGGCCTCAAAGGCTTTTCCGAAGAGCCTGGAATGTTGAATGTCGTTGTTTCGGCGGGAGACCTTGCCATTGCAGAAATCGGACGGGAGGTCCGTGGAATCCTTACAAAGACAGACGAAACTTTCAATTTTTCCTCTGTTTGGCCTGCGGATAAAAAAGTTGAACGATCGATGATGCTTATTAATCGAGATCTTACTCGGCCACGAATTGGTCAGAACAAGAAGGGTCTTCTCAAAACAGGCGATGAATTGCCGCGTTTTGCTATGTATAATCAGCTTGGTCACCTGATAACTCCGGCTGATTTGGAGGGCAAACTGGTGTTGTTGAACTTTATTTTCACCAGGAGCACAGTTCAGTCGATGAGTCATGCGGCGACCGATCGACTCGCGGAAATCCAGGCGCGTTTGATCAAAGACGGTCACAGCGATTCCGTGCGGATTATTTCCCTCAGTTTAGATCCTGAATATGACACCCCTGGCGTTAATTATGCGTATCTTAACAGTAGAGGGGTCGATCATGATACTTTTTGGCTTCTTTCCGGATCGGATGCAGCTCTTACCTATCTCAGGAAAGAAATCGGAGTAGTCGCCAGTCCGAGCCAGAAAACAATTATTAACCACTCCATGGTAACCTTGATTGCCGACCGTGAAGGAAAGATATTTTATCGCAAGCCTGGGAGTCGTTGGGACGTAGACGAAATTTACAATCGTCTGGAAATACTGCTGACATCCCCATAA
- a CDS encoding shikimate kinase, which produces MSSSSKPNIYLVGFMGTGKSTIGRQLAERLRYKFLDSDDEIERNAGMTIPDIFKNQGEPVFRSMEKTFAETGHPSEGCVVSCGGGLIFQEGLKELLKEKGMVISLFASAETIYERTRTNANRPLLAVEDPMGEIQTLLEKRLPVYREAGIGVLTDGRTMNEIVDHIARIYSRRLASS; this is translated from the coding sequence ATGTCTTCTAGCTCCAAACCAAACATCTACCTCGTCGGTTTTATGGGAACCGGAAAGTCGACCATTGGTCGGCAGCTTGCTGAACGGTTGCGCTACAAGTTTCTCGATAGTGATGATGAGATCGAAAGGAATGCCGGGATGACCATTCCAGATATTTTCAAGAATCAAGGCGAGCCGGTGTTCAGAAGTATGGAAAAGACGTTTGCAGAAACAGGTCACCCATCTGAAGGCTGTGTCGTTTCTTGCGGCGGGGGACTCATTTTTCAGGAAGGCTTGAAAGAGCTGCTTAAAGAAAAAGGTATGGTAATAAGTCTATTTGCTTCCGCTGAAACGATCTATGAGCGAACTCGGACCAACGCCAATCGACCGCTTTTAGCTGTCGAGGATCCAATGGGTGAAATTCAAACTTTGTTAGAAAAACGACTTCCCGTTTACCGGGAAGCTGGCATTGGCGTTCTCACAGACGGTCGGACGATGAATGAGATTGTTGATCACATTGCCCGTATTTACTCGCGCAGGCTAGCTTCCTCTTAG
- a CDS encoding thioesterase family protein → MIRSETNIRVRYVETDAMGFAHHGNYFSWFELARIEMLDGLAMPYKQLEQDGYFLPVLDVSARYKQPAFFDDCLTIVCMVKEMPNVRIRIEYEVYREGTLLATGTSGHAFINKDGTPVRPPKYYLSGFKKAMTA, encoded by the coding sequence ATGATTCGATCTGAAACGAACATCCGTGTACGTTATGTGGAAACCGATGCCATGGGATTTGCCCACCATGGCAATTACTTCAGCTGGTTCGAACTCGCACGAATTGAAATGCTTGATGGACTCGCTATGCCTTACAAACAGCTTGAACAGGACGGCTATTTCCTTCCCGTTCTCGATGTTTCAGCAAGATACAAGCAACCTGCGTTTTTCGACGATTGCCTTACTATTGTCTGTATGGTCAAAGAAATGCCAAACGTGCGGATCCGAATTGAATACGAGGTTTACAGGGAAGGGACTTTGCTAGCAACTGGCACTAGTGGACATGCTTTTATCAATAAAGATGGCACACCGGTCCGACCACCCAAGTATTATCTCTCGGGGTTTAAAAAAGCGATGACAGCCTAA